The sequence below is a genomic window from Neoarius graeffei isolate fNeoGra1 chromosome 4, fNeoGra1.pri, whole genome shotgun sequence.
TCCAGAGGACTCTATAGACCCtttgcactgacgtcacccgaaaccggaagtaaacaaaccctgcaccatattggaagaccaacaaactcgtgattagggggaaataatggcagcgcgcagtatgtgaacccacaaggcacttgattcatcaaaaacctacaatggtaaacttttgtgctgtgttagggtgttctaacaaagctgatgggaaaggtgaaaagaagtctttcttcagaataccagctgtgactgagacacagggcaaaccaaggagctttctgccaggagacagagtatttagctgctttatgcagagcggatctgaatacttcaagtctacagcagtacagaatacgttcagaccattttgttactggtaagtcactaggctagagtgttgtagaacatttttttaaatgtttactgaataaaaacatccttaattttatcacatttatgttatatatttcatttctttcttttgttttaattttcctccctccatccctctttggattttaaatatagtttttccccatgtccaaataattcaaagatatataaataaaaacagataagtagtaaattaaaaataaattatgaaataaaaaaatccataacagcatgaatacagattgcaatagtttacaatgtctgggtagcaaacagatggcagaattggtgtccggtcctccttatgtttccattctcccttgccccgagtcttatcatatgggtcaaacccatctatcacaaccagtttctccacataccgtgccctttctgcagctggtaatgtactcacataaccagaattatcagccatcgtgtcacttcactcatcgtgtcacttcacaacagctgtaatatcacttcactctcgcttgtagtttgttttgtattgtgagtatgtatgtatgtatgtacttggtcttccaatatggcgccctaacaaaatcacgcggtacggtgacgtcacgcggcaGCCCTCTATAgtgcccccacatgtcattgagacttttgccctgtatatagtttcacctatccatgtcaaatttggtaggtgtatgGGGAGCCCCAAGGTGAACAAAATTctaatgtacattgtattagtcatattcaacaggaagtgagttagttttggttttgtgcattttgacacgttaCATTTTGATGTTCTGCTCCTAGGCAGTtcgttggattcatgccagatttggtatatGTGATGTCAAGACGTTGCTGATtttgaattgtgaagggatttgtgatatcCAGAGGTGCTCGGGCCCTTCATTGATGCTTGCGGCTATATTttgcttttttccccccacttcACATCCCAAGGTGGCTCTTAGACTGTTGTTTCTTCTCTGCATATTATTATTTCACCGATGCTATTGGAACGTGAAGAGAACTTCTGCTAAAATGGCAGCTGTTCTAAAAAGCACACATCACACAGTGCTGTTATTTTGCCGCTAGTTCTGTTTTATCTCGTGTTAGTTCCGTTGTAACAAACTGCATCCCTCAGCACACTCCGTatcatgctgttagaggaaaataatcaacagcagaGTTGTGTTGTGAAGTGGAGATACTGTTTCCATACaaagattattttcctataaccgcacaccctgaagtgttttattcctcttacaccacagaaaTTCGTCGATTGagatactttttatctgtttatagttacatttaatgttgtgaaactTTGCCATGAAACGAATCACTCGTtccatcaccagcctctcttttaacTCTCCAAGTTTAATTCTAAAACTGGAGCTTacttccataaatgctaaataaacatctctttaAGGAAAATGGAGAACGTCACAATATCAACCATTACACATTTACAAATTTGCACATACTATTCACtacgaatgagctgttactatagaaacgatgatGTATTAGAAACAGTATGTTAATATTAATCTGTGATTTGCAGCTACACTACTGTCAGGGCTACTGTTATAGAcaatcaccttctgaccaatcagattcaagaactcGACAGCATTAGTCAAAGCTTAAGACACTCTGGAGAATACAGCAATCATTCAACCCGCTCAAATAACCATGACTGAGACAGAGAGTGAGGCCGACGTCTCATCCGTCTCTCTGCATTAAAAGAGCACATGGCCCTGAGCGATGTTTCATCATCGTAAACAATCGATTAATGGTGTGATGTAAAGAGAACAGACATGTGCTTGTAATACAGTATCGCTCTTTATAGTCGATATTTAATTTCTACACTTGCAGCGTCCTGTAAAAATGACCAGACTGTGCTGCTAAACCAACATGATGGCTATCAGATGCCTGAAAGTGTCAAATAACTGATGGCAGGACTGTAAGAACCAGTGTTCTCCTCGCTGGCAGAGGTTCACCAGCACAcaagtgccaaaaaaaaaaaagcatggaacaATGAACAGAAACTGGACATCTGAAAGGTTATTAATGTTTATTACGCACATTACCGAAGCACAACGCTAGAATTCTGGCTCTGAACGAGAACTTTTTTCTCCAACATCTGGAGTTGGTTATGTTTCTTTAGTGTCAGACTGAAGAACATTTAAACTGTCAGGAattttgtttttcaagaattttctgaCATTACAGAGTGGTCAAAATGTCAACTACAAACATCAGAAACCTGCATTCAGAGATAAAGAAGGTGAGGGGAAATTTTAAATGGAAAATGGAAATCTAGGGTAGGATGGTCTTGGAGGAACCAGCAAGAGTAAGCACGACTTTAAAGCCACtcttgtgccaggacctggtcttcccaggcagtctcctgtcctagtactaaccaggcccttaaggtgcatcaggtggtgccaatctccgtttctataaCCCTTGGCCTCtcatctattacatagctaggattacagtggggcGTCTGGTCCTCTGGTGACCGTGAGAGTTTGATTccatactcacatctgtattgtagtgTGTCTTGCCAaatggcaccatttttatgatgctctttggtatgacccagccgtgagtagaactcatgaactCCTGGTCAAGAAGTGGATACgtgaaccactaggccaactcatgggttTTAAAGTATCCAAATGAAAAATCCCACCCCTTCTGTTCAGTCCTCACATGAACGCACAccgcctgactactgctggaggacAAGCTCCTGAACAAGAACACTGAGGAAGGAGCGAAACGCATCACTGTCATATCCAATgacctcatgtctcattcacatgtaagaaaacacctaacattatcataatgaatgtaaacacaTAATGAACGCGACTACTGTTAGTACTCATAGCTGTCGACTACTtcgctagctttagcaatatggctTCAATATGTTTGCCTTGCCTTATGGGAGACTCCAGTCACGAGCAATGAGTCCACAGGCAGGGTGTGAGCAGGTAGGCAGGCGGACAGGCCATCCAAATGAAATGACTGGACCGGACTTTTACAGCCGGAGATgagagatttttttctttttattgtcagagcatttgatatgttttaatgctgtcaggatgtaaagagaatttcaggaaatataacaaaaatgctTCTAAAAGAATTACCTACCCAGCATTaaaccctgatttaaaaaaaaaaagcatctgttGAACTTGGCCTGCTTGCACTTGTTAGGTTTTATGATGTAGATTTATAACCAAATCATTAATGCGGTTTAGGATAAATGTTGAAATGTTTAgaaatttaaatgtgaaaaagtcagattttagactcaaaattaaaaatgtaccataataataataataataataataatgtgtaatTAGATGAAAATTGCTTGTCATTACATGTaaattgtataataataataataataataataataataataattattattattattattattatgtaatgaTAATActgaattttattattattattaagtaaaaAAAGACGTGTAATGACACGCCGTTTGCACCTAattacacataataataataataataataataataataatagtcaaaaATTTAAATAATCATTATTATCATTCAATTACATAAAATAGTTTGATTATTAttatcaatattattattattattatactgaatgtcaaaattaaaataataataattattatcatTACATAAagtagttttattattattatattaaaaaaagaagTGTAATGACTAAGCAATTTTCACCTaattacacaataataataataataataatattttatgtAACGTAatgataataatctcatctcatctcattatctctagccgctttatcctgttctacaggatcgcaggcaagctggagcctatcccagctgactatgggcgaaaggcggggtacaccctggacaagtcgccaggtcatcacagggctgacacatagacacagacaaccattcacactcacattcacacctacgctcaatttagagtcaccagttaacctaacctgcatgtctttggactgtgggggaaaccggagcacccggaggaaacccacgcggacacggggagaacatgcaaactccacacagaaaggccctcgccagccacggggctcgaacccaggaccttcttgctgtgaggcgacagcgctaaccactacaccaccgtgctgcgtaatgataataatgattattttaattttttgatgttcattattattattattattattattattattatgtaattaGGTGCAAACTGCGTGTCATTACACATCTTttttacttaataataataataactcaaaaaataacatttaattcagtattataattatattacataatttattattattattataaaaaattGTGTAATAACAAGCAATTTTCACCTAattacacataataataataataataataataataataataataaagtcttcaaaaaataaaataaaattcagtaCTATCATTACATTTCATaaaatagttattattattattattattagtagtagtagtagtagtagtaataataaaaaaaagtaaagaaagaAAATTTCATTTCCCTGCCTCCTCCTTATTTAtggttattattgttattatttgttTTGTAGTTTGTACAGTGATAAACTTGTGATTAATATCGACACCATCAACTCAGAAACACCCAAATCAGGAGCCCAGCATCTCTCTCCTTATTACTGATCACTCTCATGTTTCCTAAAAGTGTGTGGACTGTAATGTAATCAGCTAAAGGACACTGATGTCTTCTGAGGTTTCTCACAGCACGCTGGCGAGGCATAacatctccatctctctctctctccgaagTGCGCTTATGTGCGTAAAAACAATGAAAACCCGGTGAAATACACACCAGTAAAGGAGACCAGCAGACGAGCAGCACACACATGATCCCCATGAGCTGGATGACGGTCTCAGTGGTCAGTCTCTCCCACTGCCTGGAGCACTGCGACGCGCTGGGTTTGGTTCTGTAGCGCGCCACTAACGCGCGGATCGTCACCACGTTGCACGAGAAGGTGACGAGCAGAGAGAAGATCCCGAGCACGGCGAAGGTCACGGAGAAAAACGTGTTCCCACTGACGTGTGTGTCTCCGGTGCTGATGAAGCACCAGGTCCCGGGCCACTGCACAGTGTACTTCCCGACTCCAATGACGGGCAACAGGGCGAAGCACAGCACCAGGCACAAGATGGAGACGAGCGCATGCTTGGTGACGGTGGGCTTCATGCTTTTGGAGTACCAGTGAGGAGCGGTGATGGCGAGAGCCCTTTCCACAGCCATGGTGCTCGCAAAAAACAGCGAGCACAAGCCGAAAGTGGTCATGCACACGCCGAAGAACGGGCACAGAGTCCCGGAAGTGTCGATGCGCTCCCACCGCAGCTCGGCTCTGTACACGGAAATGACTATGGGGCTCGTGAGAAGCTGCCCGAACACATCCGTGAGCGCCAGGGACGCGATACACAGCAAAAACGACTGTTTGCGTCTGTTCTCGTGGCGCCTGTACGCATGGGAGACCAGTAAGATGGCCAAGAAGTTACCCACCATCCCGGTCACCATCATGGTGATGGGGAAGGCGACGGACACCGAGCCGCACGACGCGCTCCTGTTGCTGGTGTTCGACCCCAACATTGTGTCTTCTGAGAGGTTTGACTGGAGATCAGAGTCACATCTGGATGCCATCCTCCTGTCTGACCATGGCCGTGGTGAGACCCTCAGGAGCGCCGGGAGCGCGCGCGCGTTTACGCAGTCGAAAGCAAAGGCGGGACTCCTGCTATGAACAGTCATAACAGTCCACTGTGCACAAGCACTAAACCGAGCTCAActggcatctctctctctctctcacacacacacacacacctctttgcTATGCACATGCGCGGAAACAGAAATACACGCATGACCCAGCAGAAATATCACACATTTCACGTGTGATCAGAGGTTTTTCCACGtgcaaaaaaccaaacaaacaagtgCATTTGAAAGAAAAATCATAATTATccacacatacactaccgttcaaaagtttggggtcacccagacaatttttttttccatgaaaagtcacacttttatttaccaccctaagttgtaaaatgaagggACTCCCtacagtgaatgacgcatgaaatggaatgacgaatgacagctagtgatttgaacaataaatggtcccttgtcattcaggttcttataaatggaataacgattggaatgtaggtggaatgacatgctttcagctcctgaaatggaatgacattgtttctaagtggaatgacatacttttaggttatgttatcagtgatatcaccttttacaaatggaatgacagcgtttccaggtggaatgacatactttaagctaatgttatcagtgatatccccttttacaaatggaatgacagtgtttttaggtggaatgacatactttgaggcaatgttatcagtgatatcacctataacctaaccctaaccctagaaacaatgtcattccatttgttaatttgatatcactgataacattgtggcggcacggtggtgtagtggttagtgctgtcgcctcacagtaaaagggtccgggttcgagcc
It includes:
- the ptger3 gene encoding prostaglandin E2 receptor EP3 subtype isoform X2, producing MTVHSRSPAFAFDCVNARALPALLRVSPRPWSDRRMASRCDSDLQSNLSEDTMLGSNTSNRSASCGSVSVAFPITMMVTGMVGNFLAILLVSHAYRRHENRRKQSFLLCIASLALTDVFGQLLTSPIVISVYRAELRWERIDTSGTLCPFFGVCMTTFGLCSLFFASTMAVERALAITAPHWYSKSMKPTVTKHALVSILCLVLCFALLPVIGVGKYTVQWPGTWCFISTGDTHVSGNTFFSVTFAVLGIFSLLVTFSCNVVTIRALVARYRTKPSASQCSRQWERLTTETVIQLMGIMCVLLVCWSPLLILMLKMISNHTSSHQCKSSAVPLQTSRDLQMDCNFFLTAIRLASLNQILDPWVYLLLREILLRKFCQVANAVSNCSLEEQKETQKETALDATTKDPAKENDECLCSHLYLPA
- the ptger3 gene encoding prostaglandin E2 receptor EP3 subtype isoform X1: MTVHSRSPAFAFDCVNARALPALLRVSPRPWSDRRMASRCDSDLQSNLSEDTMLGSNTSNRSASCGSVSVAFPITMMVTGMVGNFLAILLVSHAYRRHENRRKQSFLLCIASLALTDVFGQLLTSPIVISVYRAELRWERIDTSGTLCPFFGVCMTTFGLCSLFFASTMAVERALAITAPHWYSKSMKPTVTKHALVSILCLVLCFALLPVIGVGKYTVQWPGTWCFISTGDTHVSGNTFFSVTFAVLGIFSLLVTFSCNVVTIRALVARYRTKPSASQCSRQWERLTTETVIQLMGIMCVLLVCWSPLLILMLKMISNHTSSHQCKSSAVPLQTSRDLQMDCNFFLTAIRLASLNQILDPWVYLLLREILLRKFCQVANAVSNCSLEEQKETQKETALDATTKDPAKENDECKKLASPDPDGSAQV